From Montipora foliosa isolate CH-2021 chromosome 6, ASM3666993v2, whole genome shotgun sequence, a single genomic window includes:
- the LOC138008837 gene encoding melanocyte-stimulating hormone receptor-like, translated as MKSSTTFLSHNLSITTSPANHGPGEDGQCFHLPDAKFDVFHQRTETNLVTGVLNAVLSPFAIMANLLIVLMILTRKSLQSPCNILLACLAISDLQVGILVQPSYVAYRLLENAHGFVPCSVRMLYSSGFYVYYGVSFTTLSAVSCERLIALQYHLRYSAIVRPRRVLKTALFIWLINILFTFLQWAQNVVFRGIHLAMWSFFLVTTVIIQITILKTVIRHQRQIKKQHLTSTSAMRQMQIKLAINVASIVAVYVLFNLPVLVVTLSHQFLFGNIDSYNFYSWSETAAFFNSSLNPLVCVWRVKAIRKVIAEVFSKKSQRKDDFLVKFRKITPSSKTGQ; from the coding sequence ATGAAGTCTTCTACTACCTTTCTTTCCCACAATTTGAGCATCACAACTTCGCCAGCGAATCATGGACCAGGTGAAGACGGTCAGTGCTTCCATCTACCTGATGCTAAATTCGACGTATTCCATCAACGAACCGAAACTAATCTCGTAACAGGTGTTTTAAATGCCGTGTTGTCGCCTTTCGCTATCATGGCGAATCTGCTCATAGTATTGATGATTTTGACAAGGAAATCCCTTCAATCGCCTTGCAATATCCTCCTTGCCTGCCTGGCGATCTCGGACCTCCAGGTTGGCATCCTAGTTCAACCGAGCTATGTGGCCTACAGACTGCTCGAAAACGCACACGGCTTCGTTCCCTGCTCGGTGAGAATGCTTTACTCGTCGGGATTTTACGTTTACTACGGAGTGTCATTCACGACATTGAGTGCTGTAAGCTGTGAAAGACTCATAGCCTTACAATATCACCTAAGATACTCTGCAATTGTCCGTCCTCGGCGAGTTTTGAAAACGGCTTTGTTCATTTGGTTGATAAACATACTGTTCACATTTTTGCAATGGGCGCAGAATGTCGTTTTTCGAGGTATTCATCTGGCAATGTGGTCCTTTTTCCTCGTAACTACTGTTATCATCCAAATCACAATCCTGAAAACAGTAATTCGCCAccaaagacaaattaaaaaacaGCACCTCACGTCCACGTCGGCAATGCGACAAATGCAAATCAAGCTGGCAATAAATGTTGCGTCCATCGTGGCAGTTTATGTACTGTTTAATCTTCCTGTTCTAGTTGTCACCCTTAGCCATCAATTCCTCTTCGGCAACATTGACAGTTACAATTTTTACAGCTGGTCTGAAACAGCGGCATTTTTCAATTCTTCCCTCAATCCTTTGGTCTGTGTGTGGAGAGTTAAGGCCATTAGGAAGGTAATCGCTGAGGTTTTCTCGAAGAAATCGCAACGAAAAGACGATTTTCTTGTGAAATTTCGGAAAATAACACCGTCGTCTAAAACCGGCCAGTGA